The genomic stretch TCACGGGTGAGAATGGCCACATTGGGTGCGCATTCGTTGGGAATTTTCGGCGAGTTTGCCGTGTTTGCACCAAATACCACGGCCATACCCTATGCTGTGGGAAAACAACAGGGAATTCAGGGCGCATTATCAGCTTTCAGGGGCTAGTATGGGGCGCTGAAAGACCCAGCCCATATCACGAGCAGTTCAGGAGTTTGAAAACCGCATGGCAACGGATTACGACGCACCACGCAACAAGGATGAAGACCACGAGACAGAGTCGCTGCAGGCGCTCCAGGTGCAGCGTGGCGGTGCCCAGACGGCACACATTGACGTCGAAGACTCAGACACGGCCGAAGGCACGGACCTTCCCGGTGCCGATCTCTCCAACGAGGAACTGATCATCCAGGTCATTCCCGCACAGGACGACGAGTTCACCTGTGCCTCTTGCTTCCTGGTCCGCCACCGCAGCCAGGTGGCCCGCGAGAAGAACGGTTTGTTCTACTGCAAGGACTGTGAAGGCTAAACACCAATGGAGCTCTCGGGTGCACGCGTGCAGGAACT from Arthrobacter stackebrandtii encodes the following:
- a CDS encoding DUF4193 domain-containing protein, which produces MATDYDAPRNKDEDHETESLQALQVQRGGAQTAHIDVEDSDTAEGTDLPGADLSNEELIIQVIPAQDDEFTCASCFLVRHRSQVAREKNGLFYCKDCEG